A section of the Clostridium felsineum DSM 794 genome encodes:
- a CDS encoding thioesterase II family protein, whose translation MNKKIKMFCLPYAGGSAKSYLSWNNYLKEMVDIIPVQLAGRGERLMSKPYNNFQEMADESYEFIKQVLESEENKRYIIFGHSMGSWITYEICKRIYNSSVEKPEHIIFSANGAPYYGTNDVKVSNLSDEEFVEEVLRFGGAKREILEDKRYGEIFLHILRTDFELIEEYVCDKDNFKMECDISIFNGIKDNITNEELYAWKSCTYGSCNFYNFEGGHFFIEEDEKEVMKVLKKILINLNNKSMGVNYEG comes from the coding sequence ATGAATAAAAAAATCAAAATGTTTTGTTTACCGTATGCAGGTGGATCTGCGAAATCATATTTAAGTTGGAATAATTATTTAAAAGAAATGGTTGACATTATACCTGTCCAGTTAGCTGGTAGGGGTGAAAGATTAATGAGCAAACCATACAATAACTTTCAAGAAATGGCAGATGAAAGTTATGAATTTATAAAACAAGTATTGGAAAGTGAAGAAAATAAAAGATATATTATATTTGGACATAGCATGGGAAGTTGGATTACATACGAAATATGTAAAAGAATTTATAATTCAAGTGTTGAAAAGCCAGAGCATATTATATTTTCAGCTAATGGAGCACCTTATTATGGGACAAATGATGTAAAAGTAAGCAATTTAAGTGATGAAGAATTTGTAGAAGAGGTTTTAAGGTTTGGAGGTGCTAAGAGGGAAATTTTAGAAGATAAAAGATATGGTGAAATTTTTCTTCATATTTTGAGAACAGATTTTGAACTTATAGAGGAGTATGTATGCGACAAGGATAATTTTAAAATGGAATGTGATATTAGTATTTTTAATGGGATAAAAGACAATATTACAAATGAAGAGCTCTATGCTTGGAAATCTTGTACTTATGGAAGTTGTAATTTTTATAACTTTGAAGGAGGACACTTCTTTATTGAAGAAGATGAAAAAGAAGTTATGAAAGTTTTAAAGAAAATACTTATAAATTTAAATAATAAAAGTATGGGGGTAAATTATGAAGGATAA